ATTATGAAAAAGCCCATTCATCGCTACATATATTTTTTTATTATGCGCTTTTGTTAGTTTTGTTGCAACTTCAATATCTTCCACAGAAAATTCTCCTGCAAGTCGTAAACCAAAAAACTGCTCACCCACTAAGAAAGCATCTGCTCCTGCTTGGATTAATTCTTTCATATGAATGATGCTGGTAGGAGTTACTAAAAGTTCCGTCTTTTTCATTTTTTCACCTCTTTATGCTGATTAGCATGCCATCTCCAACTGGTAGGAAAGATGTGTCATAGTCCGGATGATCTATCAACCACTCCGTAAATTGATGTTGATTTCGTACCATGGTTCTTTTCCTTCTCGGTACTTCACTCATCGGAAGGTCGGATAAACCATTTAACAATAAATTATCACAATAAATAACGCCTCCATCTTTTAAAAATGGTGCGTACTTTTCAAAAAACTTTTTATATTGACCTTTTGCAGCATCAATAAATATTGCATCAAAATGAGTATCCCGAAACAAATCATCGGAAATTTCCAACGCATCACCCTCAATGACTTGGATACGATTATGCAAATTTGCTCGCTCGATGAATTGATTTGCAATCACTACTTTTTCTTTATCTCTTTCAATCGTTACAATATTTACATTTTCTAATTTAGATGCAATGCGCATCGAAGAATAACCAATGGCTGTACCGAGTTCTAAAAGTGAATTAGGTTTTTGCAACGAAAGCAAGTGAATTAATGATTCCATTCCTGTTAATTGCATGATTGGAACATGATGTTCCTTTGCGTATTGTTCCATTTCAATAAAAATATCCGCACGTGGTTTTATAAGCTTTTTAATATAATCTTCCTTTGGATCCATAAAAGTTACTCCTTTTTTAAACAAATCAATTACGTCTTTGCGTAATTTTATGCGGTTACCCTACTTAGAGAGTAATTTCTGCAAAGCAAAACGACAATTATTCACAACACAGCAGGAGGAGGAATAAAACACGGTTCCTTCTCCTGCTATTATTTATTTCAGATATTTGTCCACATTTTTAAGATGTTCTTCATATGTCTTCGAAAAGTGATTTTCACCTGTTTTATCCGCAAGGAAATATAAATAATCCGTTTTGGAAGGGTCTAACACTGCTTCTATTGATGATTTCCCAGCATTTGCAATTGGACCTGGAGGCAACCCTTGAAATTTATAAGTATTGTAGGGATTATCCACTTCTAAATCCTCAAAAAGTACTCGTTCCTTATGGTTACCAAGTGCGTATAAGACAGTTGGATCTGTTTGTAAAGGCATTTTATCCTTTAAACGATTATAAAACACACTAGCAATCAATGCTCTGTCCGTTTGAGCGGTCGCTTCTTCTTCTAGTAATGAAGAAAATGTTAGTAACCAATGAACGGATTTTTCTTCTGAATGTAGAATCTCGGAATAGTTAGACATCGTTTTATCTGTATTTGTTAACATCGTTTCCACAATTTTTTCTAATGAAGGTTTTTCTTCATAAAATGGATATGTAGCGGGAAACAAATATCCTTCCAATGCATGCCGTACGTTTTCCCCTTTAATCTCTTCAGTTAATAAATTCGGATATTTTACCATCATTCGATCCACAAATGCGTCATTAGTTACAAGCGCCAAAAATTCCGCTGCTGTGTAGGTCGTTTTCTTTTCTACTACTGCTCCAATTTGTTCTAACGTTAATCCCTCTGGAATAGTGATAGAAAAAAGTGGTTTACGATATACTTTGCCTGTTTTTAAGCTCTTAATAATTTCATCAAGTGTCATCGATTTTGTTAAATTGTAATCTCCTGCTTGAAAGTCCGATTCATTCTTAAATTTAGCATAGTATTTAAATATCTTTGCATTTTTAATGATTCCGTTTTTTTCAAGTGTAGAGGAAATTGATTCTAAACCAGAACCAATTGGAATTTGAACATTGACAACCTTGTCAGAATTAGGATCCAATGGTTTTAAAGCACTTTTCACATAATTATAGGAGACATACCCTCCTATTCCACCAACAATTAATAGAAATAATGTGATAGTAAACACAATCCGTCGAACAAGTTTCACTTCTTTTTTCTTATTTTTCATTCGGTTAAACATAATTTCTTTTTTGGATTCATTTCCCACGGGTTCTCCCCCTTTAATTCCATTTTATTATACAAGATAATAGGAAAAGCGCAAGCGCCCTCTAAGAGCACTTGGTCTCTCATAAGCTCCTTCCAAGGCATGCCCACCTAAAAAGACGCTATAAGCATCCTTCGCAATGCCTATCCGATCCTAAAACTTGCTTATAAGCACCTAGCCAAATCTACAGAGTTCCTAGCATCCCATTTAAACGATCAAAGTAAGTAAAAGCTTACCATTTTTCCATATCAGATATTTGCTAAATCAACTGGCGTCTTGCATTTCTCGGGTTTGCTATGTACAGTGTGTTTTGTAGTCCTTTCTATTAAAAGAAAATTACTTGAGTTGATTCATTTAGCTTTATACAAAAAGAAAAAGGAGGAATGAGGAGACCTCTTTCCTTCCTTTTAAATGATAATTATTCTTCGTCTTCGTCTTCGTCCTCTTCTTCTTCATCTAAAAACGTATTTAACATTTCTTCGATCATTTCCCATTCAGGATCCGTCTCAATTGGAAGTAATTCTCCATCTTCTCCGTTTTCATTAGGGCTGAAAGAAGATGCATGAATTTCTATTTCTTCATTTTCATCTTCCTCAGCACCAATCGGGTAATAAAGAACATATGACTTTCCGAATTCTTCTGATTCAAAAGTAAATAATACGTTACAAAGCTGCTCATTTCCATTTTCATCTACAACTGTAATATTTTCTTGACCGTGGTCCATTTGCAGTCACCTCATCTATTTTTTCTATCAAGAAAGCCTTGTAAAATCATTACAGCGGCCATCTTGTCAATCACTTGTTTCCGTTTTTTACGGCTAACATCAGCATCTATTAACATACGTTCTGCAGCCATTGTTGTCAATCTTTCATCCCACATTGTAACTGGAAAGTGAAATTTTTCGGTTAACAACTTTGCATATTGTTCCGATGCTTCAGCACGTGGACCAATACTATTGTTCATGTTCTTTGGAAAACCTACAACAAATTCGGTGACGGTATGCTCTTTTACGAGTTCATCAATCCGTTTAAGACCAAATTCTAGGTTTGCTTCATCAATTTTAATTGTTTCAATTCCTTGTGCAGTCCATCCGAGCGCATCACTAATTGCAACCCCGACAGTCTTAGAACCTACATCTAAACCCATTATTCGCATGCTTAAGCCTCATTATTTTTTTTAATGTAGAACTTCACTAATTCTTCTAAAATTTCATCTCGTTCTAATTTGCGTATCATATTACGTGCATCTTGATGGCGAGGAATATAAGCTGGATCACCAGATAGCAGATAGCCAACAATTTGATTAATTGAATTATATCCTTTTTCTTCTAGTGCAGAGTGAACTTGTAGCATCACATGTTTTACTTCCTGTTCCATAGACTCTTCTGGGAAGTTAAATTTCATCGTTTTATCGAATGAATTCATGATCAGCACCTCGCTTTCAGTTTTAGTAGGCAGTCTTACATATCTATTGTACAGTATAACCGAAATTGGAAATAGTATCAAATACACCTAGGTAAATTTACTCCTATGGTTAATGTTGGTAAAAAAACATTGCACCTAACTTTTGCCATTGATGGTACGAATCATAAGACTCCAACGCATCTTAAGCCAAGTAGAATTCTCTTTTTCCTAAAGTTAAACAGATCGTATATACTCATAAACAGAATTTAAAGCATTGTCTAGCTTGCTGCCATCTTTTGCTCCCGCCATTGCGAAATCTGGTCTACCTCCACCTTTACCTCCACACTGCTCTGCAACAAGTTTGACGATATTTCCAGCATGATAGTTTCCACCGATAATATCTTTTGTGACCCCAGCAGAAATCATTACTTTTTCTCCATCAACTGCACCAAGGACAATAACTGCTTTTTCAAGTTTTTGTTTTAAATCGTCCATCATTTGGCGTAATTGATTATTATCTTTTGCCTCCACTTTAACGGATAGGACTGTAATATCATTGATAGTTTGAGCAGAAGATAAAACAGACGAAGCTTGATTGTTTGCAATCTTAGCAGATAGTGATTCATTCTCTCTTTGAATACTTTTGAATTCATTCAATGTTTGCGCCAATTTGGTAACTAAATCTTTTGGTTGAGCTTTCAAGAGGTTAGAAGCTTCTAATAATGCATGCTCTTCTTCTTTCACAACCTCAAATGCACCTTTACCAGTTACCGCTTCTATTCTTCTTGTCCCAGCTCCAATACCACTTTCTGAGAGTATTTTAAAGAATCCAATTTCAGATGTATTTTTTACATGCACACCACCACAAAGTTCAAGTGAAAATTCACCCATTCGAACAACACGCACGACATCTCCGTATTTTTCACCGAATAACGCCATTGCCCCCATACTCTTTGCTTCTTCTATATTATGATAACCAGTAAGAACAGGGATGTTTTCCCATACTTTTTCATTAACAATTCGTTCAACTTGCTCTAATTCTTCTTTTGTTACTTGTCCGAAGTGAGAGAAGTCAAAACGTAAACGGTCTGGCCCAACATAGGAGCCTGCCTGGTTTACATGCGTTCCAAGTACATCTTTTAGTGCTTGGTGTAGTAAATGGGTAGCTGAGTGATTTTTCACTGTATGACTTCGTAATATACGATCCACTGTCGCTGTAACTTCCGCGCCAGTTGTTAATTCCCCAGATTCAACGATAACTGTGTGTAAGTTTTGCCCGTTTGGCGCTTTTTGAACTTCTTTTACAAAACCTCTAAACGTTTCATTTTCAATTGTTCCATGATCAGCTAGTTGACCTCCACTTTCTGCGTAAAAAGGAGTTTGGGAAAGGATTACTTGAATTTCATCCCCTTCATTTGCACTTTTAGCTAGTACTTCACCGTGTATTATAGTTGTTATTTTCGTTGCTATCGATAATGTTTCATAGCCAACAAATTCACTTTCATCATGAATATTACTAAAAACTTCGGATTGTACTTGCATAGAATCCACATTTTGACGAGCAGCACGTGCACGACTACGCTGAGCTTCCATTTCTTTTTTAAAGCCTTCATGGTCCACCGTCATGTTTGCTTCTTCTGCATATTCTTCCGTTAATTCGATTGGGAAACCATATGTGTCATAAAGCGTAAATGTTGTTGTACCAGGGATGAAGGATTCTCCTTTTTCACGTTG
The nucleotide sequence above comes from Psychrobacillus glaciei. Encoded proteins:
- a CDS encoding O-methyltransferase; its protein translation is MDPKEDYIKKLIKPRADIFIEMEQYAKEHHVPIMQLTGMESLIHLLSLQKPNSLLELGTAIGYSSMRIASKLENVNIVTIERDKEKVVIANQFIERANLHNRIQVIEGDALEISDDLFRDTHFDAIFIDAAKGQYKKFFEKYAPFLKDGGVIYCDNLLLNGLSDLPMSEVPRRKRTMVRNQHQFTEWLIDHPDYDTSFLPVGDGMLISIKR
- a CDS encoding DUF1292 domain-containing protein translates to MDHGQENITVVDENGNEQLCNVLFTFESEEFGKSYVLYYPIGAEEDENEEIEIHASSFSPNENGEDGELLPIETDPEWEMIEEMLNTFLDEEEEDEDEDEE
- the mltG gene encoding endolytic transglycosylase MltG; translation: MGNESKKEIMFNRMKNKKKEVKLVRRIVFTITLFLLIVGGIGGYVSYNYVKSALKPLDPNSDKVVNVQIPIGSGLESISSTLEKNGIIKNAKIFKYYAKFKNESDFQAGDYNLTKSMTLDEIIKSLKTGKVYRKPLFSITIPEGLTLEQIGAVVEKKTTYTAAEFLALVTNDAFVDRMMVKYPNLLTEEIKGENVRHALEGYLFPATYPFYEEKPSLEKIVETMLTNTDKTMSNYSEILHSEEKSVHWLLTFSSLLEEEATAQTDRALIASVFYNRLKDKMPLQTDPTVLYALGNHKERVLFEDLEVDNPYNTYKFQGLPPGPIANAGKSSIEAVLDPSKTDYLYFLADKTGENHFSKTYEEHLKNVDKYLK
- a CDS encoding IreB family regulatory phosphoprotein, which translates into the protein MNSFDKTMKFNFPEESMEQEVKHVMLQVHSALEEKGYNSINQIVGYLLSGDPAYIPRHQDARNMIRKLERDEILEELVKFYIKKNNEA
- the ruvX gene encoding Holliday junction resolvase RuvX, which translates into the protein MRIMGLDVGSKTVGVAISDALGWTAQGIETIKIDEANLEFGLKRIDELVKEHTVTEFVVGFPKNMNNSIGPRAEASEQYAKLLTEKFHFPVTMWDERLTTMAAERMLIDADVSRKKRKQVIDKMAAVMILQGFLDRKNR
- the alaS gene encoding alanine--tRNA ligase, whose amino-acid sequence is MKQLTGAQIRQMYLDFFIEKGHTQEPSAPLVPINDPSLLWINSGVATLKKYFDGRVVPENPRITNAQKSIRTNDIENVGKTARHHTFFEMLGNFSIGDYFKKEAIHFAWEFLTDEKWMAFEVEKLSITIHPEDEEAYTIWKNEIGIPEERIIRLEGNFWDIGEGPSGPNSEIFYDRGESYGNDLNDSELYPGGENERYLEIWNLVFSQFNHNPDNTYTPLPKQNIDTGMGLERMACVVQNVPTNFDTDLFIPIIRQTEEISGKSYNTTVEYDIAFKVIADHIRTVAFAIGDGALPSNEGRGYVLRRLLRRAVRFAKQLGVDKPFLYELVPGVGEIMKDFYPEVKEKQDFIMRVIKTEEERFHETLHDGLSILEKVIEEQREKGESFIPGTTTFTLYDTYGFPIELTEEYAEEANMTVDHEGFKKEMEAQRSRARAARQNVDSMQVQSEVFSNIHDESEFVGYETLSIATKITTIIHGEVLAKSANEGDEIQVILSQTPFYAESGGQLADHGTIENETFRGFVKEVQKAPNGQNLHTVIVESGELTTGAEVTATVDRILRSHTVKNHSATHLLHQALKDVLGTHVNQAGSYVGPDRLRFDFSHFGQVTKEELEQVERIVNEKVWENIPVLTGYHNIEEAKSMGAMALFGEKYGDVVRVVRMGEFSLELCGGVHVKNTSEIGFFKILSESGIGAGTRRIEAVTGKGAFEVVKEEEHALLEASNLLKAQPKDLVTKLAQTLNEFKSIQRENESLSAKIANNQASSVLSSAQTINDITVLSVKVEAKDNNQLRQMMDDLKQKLEKAVIVLGAVDGEKVMISAGVTKDIIGGNYHAGNIVKLVAEQCGGKGGGRPDFAMAGAKDGSKLDNALNSVYEYIRSV